The following coding sequences are from one Nicotiana tomentosiformis chromosome 3, ASM39032v3, whole genome shotgun sequence window:
- the LOC104088046 gene encoding protein SHORTAGE IN CHIASMATA 1 isoform X3, translating into MVQLEIRVLDTSWLPLLEDIPYFGKENLSIPSHSDGENKLDMPGLEVWLPDSPEILQSICSVDDISSVALLEKSADLMEDGAFCQGQYHSSTDVFPHLEVDEAGLVIVSDNSVKEKVLSIENSELHCETPGSEGMGSSNELLGSTKFDTFQHLSDGSFAMGCCEVEVPCLNFSAEMDLISIIELEKNSVIHESIENDGLIWVASPIIFDELQFFDSDLFSLREFQSEAKVDIDKDTCDLMLREAENFRNFDELLVSHELIPVDNSFRSLPVPPVPENGNIKSLYLCIKEILAELEPQSPSMSDGLYLDWHFLEEEKCEYREDCFNLLREIDANDIAFCLNFSDNEMLVSDYFFSSDSPQEPNRAESKEMLSLPSNGIPISPIPYSIEVSTKLLNDGKFPTEGVSSQCIARKASSFGDSRSKFNDLDFFLNRKEYSRGKDYKPADSSIDTSAMDQISFLSSSATTLLQPQWNIKVHQILLSTDILLLIDDLKKIFLAIFERQRELIEIQDPSQAVDDDAILRLPKKKLINLIKKRGICRSSLFQDGDKTMSLVTLSAIKQMVWYLCYYDLHTTYLYIEKLSRSLQGLESKLDFIYNIVKDVHQKGENDIHKFHPSLSVIKDILETFKSKDSSKILIVAEPVFWWSLKKLLTSMNIAFFQQQNGQKDDFYKLEDASMQMIHESDCCLVTREHLFASFPFEKFEIILEYGGSQESSKVSSILPKSDRVPPLHFLKVELEDPSVAKALCDGVDMPNINEASVEGGPHSCSTLNEIDVTFEELLNYLPVEKNLKGGSMEALLGNEACSTAAEDAVFSSKSEQNRRSIDGCPETIIIVNTHNFDTEMVISRRSTYQKILAFEKKGVQVIERDLRQPVDIIVSASACLAWYDCKNIAKKATASEEAFSCLPQCVENIAANILTSLSFAFSGCILVFEGESHFIAGIMESSDELYAAAASLGMDIRIFYSYSSEMTDEIILSCIELSLMTSRGLYPKMRETQTLAESFLSAFPSINPLSAHAILSSAGLLVEFLEWTHERRIHAVQKYQVPDESITLLSALSRFGEREDSKSGMTDCSSSVSSAPGSESLHFKSNSVGTKRKTTWNIENLNTPTNELFDFDPPRTFSKARLNHPRASGLCDSRISEDTNFFDEFGNSSLSFDTELCVQRQSLDTNGTEDLFKVTELCDYQMRKDPHMGDELNKLEAPQIDVCLRPRERVYVGMMNKLDRKNNYSGNFKEDITDEVIDIDDTPATRKAFRNAKYKSFSTLELAMERSKTGVPKAAKKLFFGASGLQEFPTTGDIDSSPDACTSVRDLGQGSGQGMGQHLNAGFYHKKSQIKHKKGVTEEGVSEKVKCLSDLTMQDNNTACYGETPLSSARQSTRLQQGSPWTIEFLNKMREKSRSRQQFLPRDLSAPWYGYPGKSSEVTNRKSPSTIEFYKYQGNSCQEAGTGRKRPKKCIQLPASTTEKASDRLIPTWTPDDKRAKRVLSFATNGNGGQTNLIWSDKNSHTLGRRY; encoded by the exons ATGGTCCAACTTGAAATTCGGGTGCTGGATACATCCTGGCTTCCATTG CTAGAAGACATCCCTTATTTTGGAAAGGAGAACTTGTCGATTCCCTCTCATTCGGATGGTGAAAATAAGCTG GATATGCCCGGTCTTGAAGTTTGGCTGCCAGATTCCCCTGAGATCCTGCAATCAATTTGTTCAGTGGATGACATCTCTTCTGTGGCTTTACTGGAGAAAAGTGCTGATTTGATGGAAGATGGTGCTTTCTGTCAGGGGCAATATCATTCTAGTACAGATGTCTTTCCTCATCTTGAAGTGGATGAGGCAGGTTTGGTTATTGTCAGTGACAACTCTGTAAAGGAGAAAGTTCTAAGCATTGAAAATAGTGAGCTTCACTGTGAGACGCCAGGAAGTGAAGGAATGGGTAGCAGCAATGAGCTTTTGGGTTCCACAAAGTTTGACACATTCCAACACCTATCAGATGGTAGTTTCGCAATGGGCTGTTGTGAAGTTGAGGTTCCGTGCTTGAATTTCTCTGCGGAGATGGATTTGATAAGTATTATTGAACTTGAGAAAAACTCGGTGATCCATGAAAGCATAGAAAATGATGGTCTAATATGGGTAGCAAGCCCAATCATTTTTGATGAATTGCAGTTCTTTGATTCAGACCTTTTTTCTTTACGTGAATTCCAGTCTGAAGCAAAAGTAGATATTGATAAAGATACATGTGACCTAATGTTGAGAGAAGCCGAGAATTTCAGGAACTTTGATGAATTGCTTGTTTCCCATGAGCTCATCCCTGTGGATAATTCTTTCAGATCATTGCCTGTGCCACCAGTTCCTGAGAATGGAAATATAAAGTCACTGTACTTGTGTATTAAGGAAATCCTAGCTGAGTTGGAGCCGCAGTCTCCCTCCATGTCCGATGGGTTATACTTAGATTGGCATTTTCTGGAAGAAGAGAAATGCGAGTATCGAGAAGACTGTTTCAATTTGCTGAGGGAGATAGATGCTAACGACATTGCCTTTTGCTTGAACTTCAGTGACAATGAGATGCTTGTATCGGACTATTTTTTCTCAAGTGATAGTCCACAAGAACCAAACAGAGCGGAGAGCAAGGAAATGCTGAGTTTACCTTCTAATGGCATTCCTATATCTCCCATCCCTTATAGCATAGAAGTGTCAACTAAGTTGCTGAATGATGGGAAGTTCCCAACTGAAGGAGTATCATCCCAATGTATTGCTAGAAAAGCATCTTCATTTGGTGACTCCAGGTCAAAGTTTAATGATCTTGATTTTTTCTTAAATCGTAAGGAGTATAGTAGAGGCAAAGATTATAAACCAGCTGACAGTTCAATTGATACTAGTGCCATGGACCAGATcagcttcctctcttcttctgcAACCACATTATTGCAACCTCAATGGAATATCAAGGTGCATCAAATATTGTTATCTACTGATATTCTACTTCTAATTGATGATCTTAAGAAGATCTTTCTAGCTATCTTTGAAAGACAGAGAGAGTTGATTGAGATTCAGGATCCATCTCAAGCTGTGGACGATGATGCTATTCTTCGCCTTCCAAAGAAAAAGCTCATCAATTTAATTAAGAAAAGAGGCATATGCAGGTCATCTTTGTTCCAGGATGGTGATAAAACGATGTCATTGGTCACATTGTCTGCAATCAAACAGATGGTTTGGTACCTGTGCTACTATGATCTGCATACAACCTATCTATACATAGAAAAGTTATCCAGGAGCTTGCAGGGATTGGAATCTAAACTTGATTTCATCTACAACATCGTAAAAGATGTGCATCAAAAGGGTGAAAACGATATACATAAGTTCCATCCATCGCTATCCGTTATCAAGGATATACTGGAGACATTTAAGAGCAAGGATAGTTCAAAGATATTAATTGTGGCTGAGCCAGTGTTCTGGTGGTCATTGAAGAAACTATTGACGTCCATGAATATTGCATTTTTTCAACAACAGAATGGACAGAAGGATGATTTTTACAAATTAGAAGATGCCAGCATGCAAATGATTCACGAATCAGATTGCTGTTTAGTAACCCGTGA GCATCTGTTTGCCTCATTTCCATTTGAGAAATTTGAGATTATCTTGGAATATGGAGGTTCACAAGAATCATCTAAAGTATCTTCCATCTTGCCAAAGTCAGATAGAGTTCCTCCCCTTCATTTCCTTAAGGTGGAGCTGGAGGACCCCAGtgttgcaaaagctctttgtgatggTGTTGACATGCCCAACATTAATGAAGCTAGTGTG GAAGGAGGTCCTCACTCTTGCTCTACTCTCAATGAGATTGACGTTACCTTTGAAGAACTGCTAAATTATCTTCCAGTGGAAAAGAACTTGAAGGGTGGGAGCATGGAGGCATTACTGGGAAATGAAGCTTGCTCTACTGCAGCTGAAGATGCAGTATTCAGTTCAAAATCTGAGCAAAATCGCAGAAGCATAGATGGCTGTCCTGAGACTATCATTATAGTTAACACACACAATTTTGACACGGAAATGGTAATTTCAAGGAGAAGTACATACCAAAAGATTCTTGCATTTGAGAAGAAAGGAGTTCAGGTCATAGAGCGTGATTTACGTCAGCCTGTCGATATTATAGTTAGTGCATCCGCTTGCCTTGCTTGGTATGACTGCAAAAACATTGCAAAGAAAGCTACTGCCTCCGAAGAGGCTTTCTCTTGCTTGCCTCAATGTGTCGAGAATATTGCAGCAAATATTTTGACGTCACTCAGTTTTGCTTTCAGTGGCTGCATTCTG GTCTTTGAGGGAGAAAGCCACTTTATAGCAGGAATTATGGAGTCATCTGATGAGCTCTATGCTGCTGCTGCTAGCTTGGGCATGGATATACGGATCTTTTATTCATATTCTTCTGAGATGACTGATGAGATCATATTATCGTGCATTGAACTTTCATTGATGACAAGCAGAGGACTTTATCCTAAGATGCGTGAGACACAAACGCTGGCAGAATCATTCCTTTCTGCATTTCCTTCAATCAATCCTCTCTCAGCACATGCAATATTGTCTTCAGCGGGCTTGCTTGTTGAGTTTCTGGAATGGACACATGAACGCAGAATTCATGCAGTCCAGAAGTATCAGGTTCCTGATGAAAGCATCACATTACTAAGTGCTTTGAGCAGATTTGGGGAGCGGGAGGATTCTAAATCGGGAATGACAGATTGCTCCTCTTCAGTTTCTTCTGCTCCAGGCTCTGAAAGTCTTCATTTTAAAAGCAACTCTGTGGGGACGAAAAGAAAAACCACCTGGAATATTGAAAATCTTAATACGCCTACAAATGAGTTGTTTGATTTTGATCCACCACGAACATTTTCTAAAGCCAGACTGAATCATCCCAGAGCATCTGGCCTGTGCGATTCTCGGATTTCAGAAGATACCAACTTTTTTGATGAATTTGGGAATTCTAGCTTATCATTTGACACAGAATTGTGTGTTCAAAGACAGTCATTAGACACCAATGGGACAGAAGATCTTTTTAAGGTAACTGAGCTCTGCGATTATCAGATGAGAAAAGATCCACATATGGGAGATGAGTTAAATAAACTTGAGGCTCCACAAATTGATGTGTGTTTGCGTCCAAGAGAGAGAGTTTACGTGGGTATGATGaacaaattggacagaaaaaataACTATTCAGGAAATTTTAAAGAGGATATCACAGATGAGgttattgatattgatgatactCCTGCAACTAGAAAAGCTTTTCGTAATGCAAAATACAAGTCCTTTTCTACCCTGGAGCTTGCAATGGAAAGGTCCAAAACAGGGGTTCCTAAAGCTGCTAAAAAACTCTTTTTTGGAGCAAGTGGTCTCCAAGAATTCCCAACCACTGGGGATATTGACTCTAGCCCAGATGCCTGCACTTCTGTGAGAGACCTTGGGCAAGGATCAGGGCAAGGAATGGGACAGCATTTAAATGCAGGTTTCTATCATAAGAAGAGTCAAATTAAGCACAAGAAAGGTGTCACAGAAGAGGGTGTATCTGAGAAAGTAAAATGTTTAAGTGACCTGACAATGCAAGACAATAATACAGCTTGTTATGGCGAGACACCACTCTCAAGCGCACGTCAATCCACTCGATTGCAGCAAGGTTCACCCTGGACAATTGAATTTCTGAACAAAATGAGGGAAAAGAGTCGGTCACGTCAGCAGTTTCTCCCACGTGACCTATCAGCCCCTTGGTATGGATACCCCGGCAAATCATCAGAAGTCACAAATAGAAAGAGTCCATCTACTATTGAATTTTACAAGTATCAAGGAAACAGTTGCCAAGAGGCAGGGACCGGGAGAAAGAGGCCTAAGAAATGCATCCAGCTACCAGCATCCACTACTGAGAAGGCTTCAGATCGTCTTATTCCAACGTGGACACCCGATGATAAGAGGGCAAAACGG GTGCTATCATTTGCAACAAATGGAAATGGAGGGCAAACTAACCTGATATGGAGTGATAAGAACTCTCATACATTGGGTAGACGATATTAA